From the genome of Triticum aestivum cultivar Chinese Spring chromosome 3B, IWGSC CS RefSeq v2.1, whole genome shotgun sequence, one region includes:
- the LOC123068962 gene encoding uncharacterized protein: MDSNMKELQEALVDIETDAEQLLLARHELVQNDKMRNANREALTALRKRARTTKSSVPSPFDIVMKEMEGTSGKQLVKEICSTCGNHDPKEHTWLMFPGSDIFARVPFHATHTILEEDQERLDFDTKKLQSFVKEKSFLISEKGALADKISPGIVKSLVSLTDKPK; encoded by the exons ATGGACTCTAACATGAAGGAGCTTCAAGAGGCTCTGGTTGACATTGAAACTGATGCAGAGCAACTTCTTCTAGCTAGGCATGAG CTTGTGCAAAATGACAAGATGAGGAATGCTAACAGGGAGGCATTGACAGCCCTCCGGAAAAGAGCCAGGACAACCAAAAGTAGTGTTCCATCTCCCTTTGACATCGTAATGAAAGAAATGGAAGGAACCTCAGGCAAGCAGCTGGTAAAGGAGATATGCTCGACTTGTGGAAACCACGACCCCAAGGAACATACCTGGCTAATGTTTCCAGGATCAGATATATTTGCCCGTGTTCCATTTCATGCAACACACACTATTCTGGAAGAAG ATCAAGAACGCCTAGACTTCGACACCAAGAAGCTGCAGAGCTTTGTGAAGGAGAAGTCGTTTCTGATCTCTGAGAAAGGCGCCCTTGCTGATAAGATCAGCCCTGGGATCGTGAAGTCCCTTGTCAGCCTCACAGATAAACCTAAGTAG
- the LOC123068961 gene encoding metacaspase-1, translating to MGNTGPPRMTSWCKHCGAGIAAPPAGPSSGVRCALCRRVTRVERHRSVGSASSALAPLSPPRTARSARLELPAGYPASRGKKRAVLVGVSYTGTSYGLKGTAKDVELMRNLLCDKFGFPGDSILVLTEESDDPSRVPTRENLLLAMRWLVAGCDAGDSLVFHFSGHGVQKLDTAGDEVDGYNEALCPLDFEDKGKILDDEINETIVRPLGPGVKLHAIIDTCHSGTILDLRYLCRLSRTGYWQWENHVRPGKPKGTNGGLAISISGCNDDQKSTESSVQGFSDTAAIGAMTDSFIRAVESEPGTTYGRLLSAMRATIRDSQGTGRRLPGRIGSFVRKMITSSAVQEPQLCSSEMFDIYRKPFLL from the exons ATGGGCAACACCGGGCCGCCTAGGATGACGTCGTGGTGCAAGCACTGCGGCGCGGGCATCGCGGCGCCGCCGGCGGGGCCGAGCTCCGGCGTCCGGTGTGCGCTCTGCCGCCGCGTGACGCGCGTCGAGCGGCACCGCAGCGTGGGCAGCGCATCGAGCGCGCTCGCGCCCCTGTCGCCGCCGCGGACGGCGCGCTCCGCCAGGCTCGAGCTGCCGGCCGGCTACCCGGCGTCCCGCGGCAAGAAGCGCGCCGTCCTCGTCGGCGTCAGCTACACGGGCACCTCCTACGGGCTCAAGGGCACGGCCAAGGACGTCGAGCTGATGAGGAACCTCCTCTGCGACAAGTTTGGTTTCCCCGGCGACTCCATCCTCGTCCTCACCG AGGAGAGTGACGACCCGAGCAGAGTGCCGACGAGGGAGAACCTGCTGCTGGCGATGCGGTGGCTGGTGGCGGGGTGCGACGCCGGCGACTCGCTGGTGTTCCACTTCTCCGGGCACGGCGTGCAGAAGCTGGACACGGCCGGCGACGAGGTGGACGGGTACAACGAGGCCCTGTGCCCGCTGGACTTCGAGGACAAGGGCAAGATCctggacgacgagatcaacgagACCATCGTCCGGCCGCTGGGCCCCGGCGTGAAGCTCCACGCCATCATCGACACCTGCCACAGCGGCACCATCCTCGACCTCCGCTACCTCTGCCGCCTCTCCAG GACCGGGTACTGGCAGTGGGAGAACCACGTCCGTCCGGGCAAGCCGAAAGGCACCAACGGAGGCCTCGCCATCTCCATCAGCGGCTGCAACGACGACCAGAAGTCGACGGAATCGAGCGTCCAGGGGTTCTCCGATACCGCTGCTATTGGCGCCATGACGGACAGCTTCATCAGGGCCGTGGAGTCCGAGCCGGGGACGACGTACGGGCGGCTGCTGAGCGCGATGAGGGCGACGATCCGCGACAGCCAGGGgaccggccgccgcctccccgggAGGATCGGCTCCTTCGTCCGCAAGATGATCACTTCCAGCGCCGTGCAGGAGCCCCAGCTCTGCTCTTCTGAGATGTTCGACATCTACCGGAAGCCCTTTCTCCTGTGA
- the LOC123068965 gene encoding PSME3-interacting protein, which translates to MSWGETSSSSKAAAPPAIRLVSFVSEEQLDEAKRSRGERVEDGTAQRDKPLFQILQENKDKKDAEFNERFKHRPPKALDEDETEFLDKLALSRREYDQQVANEEAEQLRSFHEAVAAQSTIAHELGEMPTVSMPEESKPKPPSKRSQPEFLRNITVSVKPRAKKAKSDAECKPAPKELVPSNGHDTNHEPHGDTKSSVLGSLAAYGDDDDDDESGDER; encoded by the exons ATGAGTTGGGGGGAGACGTCGTCGAGCTCCAAGGCGGCTGCTCCACCGGCCATCCGCCTCGTCAGCTTCGTCTCCGAGGAGCAG CTCGACGAGGCGAAGCGGTCGAGAGGGGAGCGGGTGGAAGACGGCACCGCCCAGCGCGACAAGCCCCTCTTccag ATCCTGCAGGAGAACAAGGATAAGAAGGATGCCGAGTTCAATGAGCGCTTCAAGCACA GACCCCCAAAGGCTTTGGATGAGGATGAGACAGAGTTTCTTGACAAATTGGCTTTG TCAAGGAGAGAATATGACCAGCAGGTGGCCAATGAAGAAGCTGAACAACTCCGTAGTTTCCAC GAGGCTGTAGCTGCCCAGTCCACTATTGCTCATGAACTTGGTGAGATGCCTACAGTCTCTATGCCTGAG GAGAGCAAGCCTAAACCGCCTTCTAAGAGGAGCCAGCCTGAGTTCCTGAGAAACATTACAGTTTCCGTGAAGCCACGAGCCAAGAAGGCAAAATCTGACGCGGAATGTAAGCCTGCTCCCAAGGAGTTGGTGCCTTCGAATGGGCATGATACAAACCATGAGCCACATGGTGACACCAAGAGCAGCGTGCTTGGCTCTCTGGCTGCAtacggggacgacgacgacgacgatgaaagTGGCGATGAACGATGA